Proteins from one Malaya genurostris strain Urasoe2022 chromosome 2, Malgen_1.1, whole genome shotgun sequence genomic window:
- the LOC131427344 gene encoding protein argonaute-3: MSSRLNLVRTFLSQSSSSGDADRSLPLSGGTPSEGVDSGFQTRTPDSTPTTQRKVIGRGQLTSGIGTTIATGIGTGTSSESDQQSSIATAAPSTLGRGRAQFIQALIRQPLESTRSVVSEDASSVVSARISTIGGGRGRFIQQLLNTAQDVSGVVTPTSNGSKKDSDLSEKMSQATISAVETIDVEKAPLVKTGTKGTPVQLMTNYIRIACDPDRGIYEYEVRFSPEVDSKASRARYIAQHANVIGNAKTFDGVKLYLPKKLPNADTILYANNPVDGHQVTIKIMYKRKQRMSENVQFYNILFQRIMKVLKMVEMARKNFDPSAPKLIPQHRLEIWPGYVSAVDEYEGGLMLNLDVSHRVLLQTTVLDHIKTLARANPQDYKNMSTKSLLGAVILTRYNNKTYRIDDILFDQNPTMTFQASGKDISYIQYYKQQYNIDIQDLKQPLLIHRKERRVAGQDKPQEMMMCLIPEICYLTGLTDEMRSDFKVMRDIAAFTRVSPNQRWNSMKQFCRNVNENREAREILEVWGLKLDMDPLIMQGRCFDEEKVIFGNAQIGVGRNGDFNRAVTSNHMLQVVNIRNWLLIHTAKDIKIARSFMDCVDRSCRPMGIQIVPPQIEVLNSDRTEQYVQVLRTKINQDTQIVVIICPTSRDDRYAAIKRICCSEIPVPSQVINARTLSNEAKNRAIVQKIILQMNCKLGGTLWSIKIPFNNVMIAGIDTYHDPKQKSSSVSAFVASLNGEYTRWYSRACIQNKKEEFMNGLCASLEKSLKAYQKLNCVLPAKIIIFRDGVGDGQLKMCAEYEIPQLQEACKLLAPDYCPEFAFIVVQKRINTRMFRVDASNLDNPNPGTVLDHTVTRRHHFDYFLVPQSVRQGSVSPTHYIVVHNQPDYCPDILQRLSYKLCYLYYNWPGSVRVPACCQYAHKMAYLIGQSVKRNPDEILNDKLFYL, from the exons ATGTCATCTCGTCTAAATTTAGTGCGAACTTTTCTCAGTCAGTCGAGCTCATCTGGCGATGCCGATCGCTCATTGCCACTTTCGGGTGGAACCCCCAGCGAAGGGGTTGATAGCGGGTTTCAAACACGTACACCGGACAGCACTCCGACAACGCAGCGCAAAGTTATCGGGCGTGGTCAATTGACATCCGGGATAGGAACTACCATCGCTACCGGCATCGGAACGGGAACATCTTCCGAGTCCGATCAACAATCAAGCATTGCCACCGCTGCTCCATCGACTTTGGGACGGGGACGGGCTCAGTTCATTCAAGCGCTTATTCGACAACCGCTGGAATCGACACGATCGGTTGTGTCTGAAGATGCCAGTTCCGTTGTCTCGGCCAGAATTTCTACAATCGGTGGTGGACGAGGACGGTTCATTCAGCAGTTGCTAAATACGGCTCAGGATGTGTCGGGTGTGGTTACACCAACATCTAACGGGAGCAAGAAAGATTCAGATCTGTCGGAGAAAATGTCTCAGGCCACGATCAGTGCGGTAGAAACTATCGACGTGGAGAAGGCTCCTCTCGTGAAGACGGGAACAAAAG GAACTCCTGTTCAATTGATGACCAACTACATCCGCATTGCATGTGATCCGGATCGTGGAATCTACGAGTACGAAGTTCGTTTTTCGCCTGAAGTCGATTCGAAGGCTTCCCGTGCTCGATATATCGCTCAACATGCAAATGTGATTGGCAACGCTAAAACCTTCGACGGGGTTAAACTGTACCTGCCGAAGAAACTGCCCAACGCGGATACCATTCTCTACGCGAACAATCCTGTAGACGgccatcaagttacaataaagATTATGTATAAGCGCAAGCAAAGAATGAGCGAAAACGTTCAGTTCTACAACATTCTGTTCCAAAGGATAATGAAAGTTCTCAAGATGGTCGAAATGGCTCGTAAGAATTTTGACCCCTCGGCACCGAAGTTGATTCCTCAGCATCGGTTGGAAATTTGGCCGGGGTACGTGAGTGCGGTGGATGAATACGAAGGTGGGCTGATGTTAAATTTGGACGTTTCCCATCGCGTTCTACTCCAAACGACCGTCCTTGATCATATCAAAACTTTGGCTCGAGCAAATCCGCAGGATTACAAAAATATGTCCACAAAGTCGTTACTCG gtGCGGTTATCTTGACTCGTTACAATAACAAAACTTACCGCATCGATGACATTCTGTTCGATCAGAATCCAACTATGACATTCCAGGCAAGCGGCAAGGATATTTCTTACATTCAGTATTACAAGCAACAGTACAACATTGACATTCAGGATTTGAAGCAGCCGTTGTTGATTCACCGCAAGGAGCGCCGCGTGGCTGGCCAGGATAAACCACAGGAGATGATGATGTGCCTTATTCCGGAAATCTGTTACCTGACTGGGCTGACGGACGAAATGCGAAGCGATTTCAAAGTAATGCGGGACATTGCTGCCTTCACTCGGGTGTCGCCGAATCAACGTTGGAATAGTATGAAGCAATTTTGccgaaatgtcaatgaaaaccgtGAGGCTCGAGAAATCTTGGAAGTTTGGGGACTGAAGTTGGACATGGATCCATTGATAATGCAGGGCAGATGTTTCGACGAAGAAAAGGTCATCTTCGGGAATGCTCAGATTGGTGTTGGCAGGAACGGTGATTTCAATCGTGCTGTCACCAGTAACCATATGTTACAAGTGGTTAACATTCGGAACTGGCTGCTGATCCACACGGCAAAGGATATCAAGATAGCTAGGTCTTTTATGGATTGCGTCGATCGAAGTTGCCGCCCAATGGGTATCCAGATTGTTCCGCCACAAATTGAAGTACTGAACTCCGATCGAACGGAACAGTATGTTCAAGTTTTACGCACGAAAATAAATCAGGACACGCAAATCGTGGTTATCATTTGTCCAACATCCCGAGACGATCGATACGCTGCCATTAAGCGAATCTGCTGCTCGGAGATTCCGGTGCCTTCGCAGGTCATCAATGCTCGAACGCTTAGCAATGAGGCAAAGAATCGAGCAATCGTACAGAAAATTATTCTTCAGATGAACTGCAAACTGGGAGGCACGTTGTGGAGCATTAAGATTCCGTTCAACAACGTCATGATTGCTGGCATCGATACCTATCACGATCCGAAGCAGAAGAGCAGCTCGGTATCGGCTTTCGTGGCCTCACTGAACGGTGAATACACCCGATGGTACTCGCGGGCttgcattcaaaataaaaaagaagAGTTCATGAATGGGCTATGCGCGTCACTGGAAAAATCTTTGAAGGCATACCAGAAATTGAACTGCGTTTTACCCGCAAAGATCATCATTTTCAG AGATGGTGTCGGTGATGGTCAGCTGAAGATGTGCGCAGAATACGAAATACCTCAATTGCAGGAGGCTTGCAAACTACTGGCACCCGACTATTGCCCTGAGTTTGCTTTCATCGTAGTTCAAAAACGCATCAACACCCGAATGTTCCGA GTCGACGCATCTAACCTGGACAATCCAAACCCGGGAACGGTACTCGATCACACCGTGACCAGGCGGCATCATTTCGACTACTTCCTGGTACCGCAATCCGTCCGACAGGGCAGTGTTTCGCCGACCCATTACATCGTGGTCCACAATCAACCGGACTATTGCCCGGACATTCTGCAGCGACTCAGCTACAAACTGTGCTATTTGTACTATAACTGGCCCGGAAGTGTGCGAGTTCCAGCTTGCTGCCAG TACGCACACAAAATGGCCTATCTGATAGGTCAATCCGTGAAACGCAATCCCGACGAGATTTTGAACGATAAGCTTTTCTACCTGTAG